A genomic stretch from Thermonema lapsum includes:
- a CDS encoding NAD-dependent epimerase/dehydratase family protein, with the protein MTQDNILVIGAAGQLGTELVASLQNIYGEAHVLASDVRNPDERRKQLFPRFEKLDVLNPKALAEVIQKHKITQIYHLAAMLSATGEKHPKHAWQLNMQGLLHVLDAAIEFKIAKVYWPSSIAVFGPTTPRQNTPQHCSMEPTTVYGISKQAGENWCQYYFNRWGVDVRSLRYPGLIGYKSMPGGGTTDYAVEIYHKALFQKHFVCFLKEDTYLPMMYMEDAVRATLELMHADANKIKVRTSYNLHGMSFCPREIAASIQKHIPDFTIEYQPDFRQAIADSWPQSIDDSAARQDWGWQPAYDLDRMTEVMLSNIKAGMEKGEIV; encoded by the coding sequence ATGACACAAGACAATATATTGGTGATTGGCGCAGCCGGGCAATTGGGTACCGAACTGGTAGCCAGCTTGCAAAATATCTACGGCGAAGCACACGTGCTGGCTTCCGACGTGCGCAACCCCGATGAAAGACGTAAGCAGCTGTTCCCTCGCTTCGAAAAACTAGATGTACTCAACCCCAAAGCCCTTGCCGAAGTGATTCAAAAACACAAAATCACACAGATTTATCATTTGGCAGCCATGTTGTCGGCTACGGGTGAAAAACACCCCAAGCACGCTTGGCAGCTAAATATGCAAGGGCTGCTCCATGTGCTGGATGCCGCCATAGAGTTCAAGATTGCTAAAGTATATTGGCCCAGCTCTATTGCAGTCTTTGGTCCTACCACTCCGCGCCAAAACACCCCCCAACACTGCTCTATGGAACCCACCACAGTTTATGGCATCAGTAAGCAAGCAGGCGAAAACTGGTGCCAATATTATTTCAACCGTTGGGGTGTGGACGTGCGCAGCCTGCGCTACCCGGGACTTATCGGCTATAAATCGATGCCCGGCGGTGGCACCACCGACTACGCCGTAGAGATTTATCACAAAGCGCTTTTCCAAAAGCATTTTGTTTGTTTCTTGAAAGAAGACACCTATCTCCCCATGATGTACATGGAAGATGCCGTGCGCGCCACCCTGGAGCTAATGCATGCCGATGCCAACAAAATCAAGGTGCGCACCAGCTATAACCTGCATGGAATGAGCTTCTGCCCGCGCGAAATAGCCGCTTCCATTCAAAAACACATCCCGGATTTCACCATAGAATACCAACCCGACTTCCGGCAGGCAATCGCCGACTCTTGGCCTCAAAGCATCGACGACAGCGCTGCACGCCAAGACTGGGGCTGGCAGCCGGCTTATGACCTAGACCGCATGACCGAAGTGATGCTTAGCAACATCAAAGCAGGCATGGAAAAAGGCGAGATTGTTTGA
- a CDS encoding DUF2179 domain-containing protein, with the protein MESFFIEHFGISSEQFRWFVLPAMIFLARVSDVSIATVRIMFVMNGKRKIATFLGFFESLIWLLAIGQIFQYINNPISYVAYAGGYATGTFVGMLIEGKLAVGMLIVRAILPELNPSLLTALSNEGFGYTLVDARGSRGNVKILFSVVERKRLPRFIERLRHYHPKAFYTVEQVRAAQEGIFPTAATTGSPVVNILRGLTKRK; encoded by the coding sequence ATGGAATCTTTCTTTATCGAACACTTCGGTATTAGCTCCGAACAGTTTCGTTGGTTTGTATTGCCCGCCATGATTTTCTTAGCAAGGGTAAGCGACGTATCCATTGCCACTGTGCGCATTATGTTTGTCATGAACGGCAAGCGCAAAATAGCTACTTTTTTGGGCTTCTTCGAATCGCTGATATGGCTGTTGGCTATCGGGCAAATATTTCAATACATAAACAACCCCATTTCTTATGTGGCTTACGCCGGCGGCTATGCTACGGGCACTTTCGTGGGCATGCTCATCGAAGGTAAGTTGGCGGTGGGCATGCTCATTGTACGTGCCATTTTACCAGAATTGAACCCTTCGCTGCTGACTGCTCTCAGCAACGAAGGTTTCGGCTATACCTTAGTGGATGCTCGCGGCAGCCGTGGCAATGTAAAAATTCTTTTCTCGGTAGTAGAGCGCAAGCGCCTGCCCCGCTTCATCGAGCGCCTGCGTCATTACCACCCCAAGGCGTTCTATACCGTAGAGCAGGTACGTGCCGCACAAGAGGGTATTTTCCCGACGGCAGCCACTACCGGCAGCCCAGTGGTGAATATTCTGCGTGGACTGACCAAACGCAAATGA
- a CDS encoding MBL fold metallo-hydrolase produces the protein MTHVELFTFNPFSENTYVVYDKQSREAVIIDPGCWEAAERQSLMQYIQEQRLQVKAVWNTHCHLDHVFGNRWATDTFEVGLWAHAQEQFNLDNMAMVCTYFGIPPFDPGSIDHPLKEGMQLVVGNAVFEVLFTPGHSPGHVVFYNAAEGYCINGDVLFRMSIGRTDLPGGDHLTLLRSIREKLFVLPDDTLIYTGHGEPTTIGFEKQHNPFLNGMYS, from the coding sequence ATGACACATGTTGAGTTGTTTACGTTCAATCCTTTTTCAGAGAACACGTATGTGGTGTATGACAAGCAGAGCCGTGAGGCAGTCATCATAGACCCGGGTTGTTGGGAAGCTGCCGAGCGCCAAAGTCTGATGCAATACATACAAGAACAGCGACTGCAAGTAAAGGCAGTCTGGAATACGCACTGCCATCTGGACCACGTATTTGGCAATCGCTGGGCAACCGACACCTTCGAAGTGGGCTTGTGGGCACATGCTCAAGAGCAGTTCAACTTAGACAATATGGCGATGGTGTGCACTTACTTTGGCATCCCGCCTTTTGACCCGGGCAGTATAGACCACCCTTTGAAAGAAGGCATGCAGTTGGTGGTGGGCAATGCCGTTTTTGAAGTACTTTTTACACCGGGGCACTCGCCCGGTCATGTGGTTTTCTACAATGCCGCCGAGGGCTATTGCATCAATGGCGATGTACTTTTCCGAATGAGCATAGGGCGCACCGACCTGCCCGGTGGCGACCATCTCACGCTTTTGCGTTCTATCCGTGAAAAGTTGTTTGTGCTTCCCGACGACACCCTGATATATACTGGGCATGGCGAGCCCACTACCATAGGTTTTGAAAAGCAGCACAATCCGTTTTTGAATGGGATGTATAGTTAG
- a CDS encoding thioredoxin domain-containing protein, which yields MSSQSKRTPNALIHETSPYLRQHAYNPVQWMPWGKESLELAEKLQKPILLSIGYSTCHWCHVMERECFENQEIADLMNAHFINIKVDREERPDLDAIYMDAVQAMGLPGGWPLNVFLLPDRRPFYGGTYFPPQTWKQLLLNVVKAFKTERQALEEAAAKLSHALQQSLSQRFGLRKDKQLPTEAAMQASLHRLEAAFDTLHGGFSGAPKFPTPCVYEFMLYAGVALKQTSLLQHTERSLQAMYMGGLYDHVGGGFARYSVDSRWHVPHFEKMLYDNAQLIGLYAQSYRLQPEAYKAAVVFGTFDFLNRELLSPEGVYYAALDADSEGEEGKYYVWRYEEVLDVLKDDFDAFTEVFDLQPSGNWEEGKNVLRMHRLPADEKEFRHLHSMLQRLLHVRALRTPPARDTKILTAWNALLIKGLCEAYNAFGQEEFKNTALRVAKFIDEKLNTQGMLYHSYQEGQAKGHGLAEDYAHVIAAYIALYQVTFDERFLSKAQILLEQAQSLFLDEEGLYRMAPLHSKDLIANKSNLFDSVIPSENAVMAHNLFYLGILLEKEAWQQQAQRLLATVSPMLQTEVRYLAHWAHLWLHYVRPTAEVAIVGNQALEMRKQLSVYYLPHALWMGSCENDGKNSMLPNLKERKAINGLTTCYVCVDKSCLLPVHEVSAAHEQLLSLLKS from the coding sequence ATGAGTTCACAAAGCAAGCGAACCCCCAATGCGCTGATACACGAAACCAGCCCCTATTTGCGCCAACACGCCTACAATCCCGTGCAATGGATGCCTTGGGGCAAAGAAAGCCTCGAACTGGCAGAGAAACTGCAAAAACCCATCCTGTTGAGCATCGGCTATTCTACCTGCCATTGGTGCCATGTGATGGAGCGCGAGTGCTTCGAAAACCAAGAGATAGCCGACCTCATGAATGCCCACTTTATCAATATCAAAGTGGACAGAGAAGAACGCCCCGACCTCGACGCCATCTATATGGATGCCGTACAGGCGATGGGCTTGCCCGGCGGCTGGCCACTCAATGTATTTCTACTCCCCGACCGCCGCCCCTTTTATGGTGGCACCTATTTTCCACCCCAAACATGGAAGCAACTGCTGCTCAATGTAGTAAAAGCCTTCAAAACCGAGCGCCAAGCCTTAGAAGAAGCCGCTGCCAAGCTGAGCCATGCTCTGCAGCAAAGTCTCTCGCAGCGTTTCGGGTTGCGAAAAGACAAACAGCTGCCCACCGAAGCAGCCATGCAGGCAAGCCTGCACCGTCTCGAAGCAGCCTTCGACACCCTGCATGGTGGTTTTTCGGGCGCTCCCAAATTCCCCACTCCTTGTGTGTATGAGTTCATGCTTTATGCGGGTGTTGCCCTCAAGCAAACATCGCTGCTGCAACACACCGAGCGCAGCCTGCAAGCCATGTACATGGGTGGGCTCTACGACCACGTGGGCGGTGGCTTTGCCCGCTACTCGGTGGACAGCCGTTGGCATGTGCCTCATTTCGAAAAGATGCTCTACGACAATGCCCAACTCATAGGGCTTTACGCTCAAAGCTATCGCTTGCAGCCCGAAGCATATAAGGCAGCAGTGGTTTTCGGCACCTTCGATTTTCTGAACCGCGAGCTACTAAGCCCCGAAGGTGTCTATTATGCCGCGCTGGATGCCGACTCCGAAGGCGAAGAGGGCAAATATTATGTGTGGCGTTATGAGGAAGTGCTGGATGTTCTAAAAGACGATTTCGACGCCTTCACAGAAGTATTCGACCTGCAGCCCAGCGGCAACTGGGAAGAAGGCAAAAATGTGCTGCGTATGCACCGCCTGCCTGCCGATGAAAAAGAATTTCGCCACCTGCACAGCATGCTCCAGCGCCTGTTGCACGTGCGCGCCCTACGCACCCCACCCGCTCGCGACACCAAAATATTGACTGCATGGAATGCCCTGCTCATCAAAGGACTATGCGAAGCATACAATGCCTTTGGACAGGAAGAGTTCAAAAATACTGCTTTGCGAGTAGCAAAATTCATAGATGAAAAGCTGAATACGCAAGGCATGCTCTATCACAGCTACCAAGAAGGACAAGCCAAAGGGCATGGTTTGGCAGAAGACTACGCCCATGTGATTGCTGCCTACATAGCGCTTTACCAAGTTACTTTCGATGAGCGGTTCCTGTCAAAAGCACAAATATTACTCGAACAAGCCCAATCTCTTTTCTTGGATGAAGAAGGGCTTTATCGCATGGCACCCCTCCACAGCAAGGACCTCATTGCCAATAAAAGCAACCTCTTCGACAGCGTCATTCCCTCCGAAAATGCAGTAATGGCACACAATCTGTTTTACTTGGGCATCCTACTCGAAAAGGAAGCATGGCAACAGCAGGCACAACGCCTGCTGGCTACTGTCAGCCCTATGCTTCAAACAGAGGTGCGCTATTTGGCACATTGGGCACACCTGTGGCTACACTATGTGCGCCCCACCGCCGAAGTGGCAATTGTAGGCAATCAAGCCCTTGAAATGCGCAAGCAGCTGAGTGTCTATTACCTACCCCACGCTCTTTGGATGGGTAGCTGCGAAAATGACGGTAAAAACAGCATGCTGCCCAACTTGAAAGAACGGAAAGCCATAAACGGATTAACTACCTGTTATGTGTGCGTGGACAAAAGCTGCTTGCTGCCTGTACACGAGGTGTCAGCGGCGCATGAGCAACTCTTAAGCTTACTGAAATCTTAA
- a CDS encoding potassium channel family protein, whose translation MLLSWQLQSAGFVKARRFVYIRCVLALIALDMMLQVGIKRLLIAFFLILMSFVVGTLAYQLIEGYTLSEAFYMTVITFSTVGYTEVRPLSEEGRLFTSLFIVFNLLVAGFGISTLTSFFFEGEIQKLFYSLGVSRNVRKMNNHVIVCGYGRNGVKVCEELLKAKRDFVIIEHDPKISRPVFGKDVRFGYILGDATLDETLKEARIEHAAAIVITLPKDAENVFITLTARELNPRIFIVARASEESSERKLYRAGANRVVMPDHIGGIHMAQTVTKPYVIEFLDLLSGVGDTRLDLEEVRGYWLHSDVIGKSLAELNIRSATGGAVVLALREGGQFVFNVDPHRPIRKEDVLIILGLPEHLKKFEELYMQEKHFTF comes from the coding sequence TTGCTTCTGTCGTGGCAGCTGCAAAGCGCCGGCTTTGTAAAGGCTCGGCGCTTTGTTTATATTCGATGCGTTTTGGCTTTGATTGCGCTTGATATGATGCTTCAGGTAGGGATTAAACGTTTGTTGATTGCTTTTTTCCTCATCTTGATGAGTTTTGTGGTGGGTACACTTGCCTACCAGCTGATAGAGGGCTATACGCTTTCGGAAGCCTTCTATATGACTGTCATTACTTTTTCTACCGTAGGTTATACAGAAGTACGCCCTTTGTCGGAAGAAGGGCGCCTGTTTACTTCTCTTTTCATTGTATTCAACTTATTGGTTGCCGGTTTTGGGATATCTACGCTCACTTCCTTCTTCTTTGAAGGAGAAATCCAAAAACTATTTTATAGCTTAGGTGTCAGCAGAAACGTACGCAAAATGAACAATCATGTGATAGTATGCGGCTATGGACGCAACGGTGTTAAGGTATGTGAAGAACTGCTTAAGGCAAAGCGCGATTTCGTCATCATAGAACACGACCCTAAGATAAGTCGCCCTGTATTTGGCAAAGATGTACGTTTTGGGTATATCTTGGGCGATGCTACCCTCGACGAAACACTCAAAGAAGCACGCATAGAGCATGCTGCCGCCATTGTCATCACCTTGCCCAAAGATGCCGAAAATGTATTCATCACTTTGACTGCCCGAGAGTTGAACCCCCGTATTTTCATTGTAGCGAGGGCATCGGAAGAATCCTCTGAGCGCAAACTGTACCGTGCCGGTGCCAATCGGGTGGTGATGCCCGACCACATCGGAGGTATCCATATGGCTCAAACGGTCACCAAACCTTATGTAATAGAATTCCTTGATTTGCTTTCGGGCGTTGGCGATACTCGCCTTGATTTGGAAGAAGTGCGCGGCTATTGGCTGCATTCTGATGTAATAGGCAAGTCGTTGGCAGAATTGAATATACGAAGTGCCACAGGGGGGGCAGTGGTGTTGGCATTGCGTGAAGGTGGGCAGTTTGTTTTCAATGTTGACCCACACCGCCCTATCCGCAAAGAAGATGTGTTGATTATTTTGGGATTGCCCGAGCATTTAAAGAAATTTGAAGAACTCTACATGCAGGAGAAGCACTTTACTTTTTGA
- a CDS encoding ABC transporter substrate-binding protein has translation MVRKILSFIVLAAFLAACGGQSEKGAPKKVFRYNQTGGLKSLDPAFANNRATVWATTQIYNGLFEMDESLHPMPALANTWSISEDGKTYTFIIKKGVYFHDDPCFPEGKGRELKASDFVYSFKRIMSPATASTGRWVFEGKVLTNPDGTLSDSAFIALDDYTLQIRLKEPFPPFLDLLTVPYTYVVPQEAVEYYKDDFRSHPVGTGPFKFREWKEGESLVLEKNPNYWKAKELGKDIPYLDAVQVRFIEDPNQAFREFQAGNLDFITGLPENAKDILDAQGNVKPEFAAKFNVEKADYLNTEYIGFQMNPENYVEPEKHPFLKKEFRQALAYAIDRNELIYSLRNGLGKPGTAGIVPIGMPSFDSSVVKGYHYNPEKARELLKAAGYPNGEGLEKYQLKLATYSTDLNIAEFIQKQWENIGVKVEIETAQFSTHQQRVDNGKVNLFRGSWLADYPDAENYLAMFYSKYLSPAGPNKTHFINRTYDSLYVAAMYVKENAEDHFKRYSIYHQMEKLILEECPVIILYYDDVLRMSQKNVTGLRINPMNILSLEEVDFMNPN, from the coding sequence ATGGTACGCAAAATCTTATCGTTTATTGTTTTGGCTGCTTTCTTGGCTGCCTGTGGTGGGCAGTCTGAAAAAGGCGCCCCAAAGAAAGTCTTCCGTTACAATCAAACGGGGGGATTGAAGTCGCTTGACCCGGCATTTGCTAACAACCGGGCAACGGTATGGGCAACCACCCAGATTTACAACGGCTTGTTCGAGATGGACGAAAGCCTGCACCCCATGCCAGCACTGGCAAACACATGGAGCATCTCAGAAGATGGTAAAACCTACACCTTCATCATCAAGAAAGGAGTTTATTTTCATGACGACCCTTGTTTCCCCGAGGGAAAAGGGCGGGAGCTGAAAGCCTCGGACTTTGTCTATTCGTTCAAGCGAATCATGTCGCCAGCAACCGCCAGCACCGGACGCTGGGTGTTCGAAGGCAAAGTGTTGACCAACCCCGACGGCACCTTATCCGACTCGGCATTCATTGCTTTGGACGACTACACCCTGCAAATTCGCTTAAAAGAGCCTTTCCCGCCATTCTTAGACCTGCTGACAGTGCCCTATACTTATGTGGTGCCCCAAGAGGCAGTAGAATACTACAAAGACGACTTCCGCAGCCACCCCGTGGGTACTGGTCCGTTTAAGTTCAGAGAATGGAAAGAAGGCGAAAGCCTGGTGCTGGAGAAAAACCCCAATTACTGGAAAGCCAAAGAGTTGGGTAAGGATATACCCTATTTAGATGCTGTGCAGGTGCGTTTTATTGAAGACCCCAACCAAGCATTTCGCGAGTTTCAAGCTGGCAACTTAGACTTCATCACCGGTTTACCGGAAAATGCCAAAGACATTTTAGACGCACAGGGCAACGTAAAACCTGAATTTGCAGCGAAGTTTAATGTTGAAAAAGCCGATTATCTCAATACCGAATACATAGGTTTTCAGATGAACCCCGAAAACTATGTGGAGCCGGAAAAGCATCCTTTCCTCAAAAAAGAGTTCCGGCAGGCGCTGGCTTATGCTATAGACCGTAACGAATTGATTTATTCGCTGCGCAATGGTTTGGGCAAGCCGGGCACTGCAGGTATTGTACCCATAGGCATGCCTTCGTTCGATTCTTCGGTGGTGAAAGGTTATCATTACAACCCAGAAAAGGCACGTGAGTTGCTCAAAGCTGCCGGTTACCCGAACGGCGAAGGCTTAGAAAAATACCAACTGAAGCTTGCGACCTATTCTACTGACCTCAATATTGCGGAGTTCATACAAAAACAATGGGAGAATATAGGCGTGAAAGTGGAAATAGAAACCGCACAATTCTCTACACATCAGCAGCGTGTGGACAATGGTAAGGTGAACCTATTCCGTGGCTCGTGGTTAGCAGACTATCCTGATGCCGAGAACTATCTGGCTATGTTTTACAGCAAGTATTTGTCGCCCGCAGGACCCAACAAAACCCACTTTATCAACCGCACCTATGACAGTCTGTATGTGGCTGCCATGTATGTGAAAGAAAACGCAGAGGACCACTTTAAGCGCTATTCTATTTATCACCAGATGGAAAAACTCATCCTGGAAGAGTGCCCAGTAATCATCCTGTATTACGATGACGTGTTGCGTATGTCGCAAAAAAATGTGACCGGTTTGCGCATCAATCCTATGAATATTTTGAGTTTGGAAGAGGTAGATTTCATGAACCCCAACTAA
- a CDS encoding ParA family protein, with translation MGKVIAIANQKGGVGKTTTAINLAASLAHLGYQTLVIDADPQANSTSGLGLNPREVENSIYECMVDGVDIQGAIMPSQVPNLYIVPSHIDLVGAEVEMINLAEREVKMRQAIEPIRNSYDFILIDCSPSLGLITVNALTAADSVVVPVQCEYFALEGLGKLLNTIKIIQARLNTALQIEGILLTMHDLRVRLSNQVIEDVKQHFKEMVFDTVIPRNVRLSESPSFGLPVIMYDPASKGAESYLALAKEILEKNQLPLKAKSPKAQK, from the coding sequence ATGGGAAAAGTGATAGCTATCGCCAATCAGAAGGGTGGTGTAGGCAAAACTACCACCGCCATCAACTTGGCTGCCAGCCTGGCACACTTAGGATATCAAACATTGGTTATCGATGCCGACCCCCAAGCCAACTCCACTTCGGGTCTGGGGCTCAACCCCCGCGAAGTAGAAAACAGCATCTACGAATGCATGGTTGACGGCGTGGATATCCAAGGTGCCATCATGCCTTCGCAAGTGCCCAATCTTTATATTGTGCCTTCTCACATCGACCTGGTGGGTGCCGAAGTAGAGATGATTAACCTCGCAGAAAGGGAAGTAAAGATGCGGCAGGCAATTGAACCCATACGCAACAGCTACGACTTCATATTGATAGACTGTTCGCCCTCGTTGGGGCTTATCACCGTGAATGCCCTTACGGCTGCCGACTCGGTGGTGGTACCCGTGCAGTGCGAGTACTTCGCCTTGGAAGGCTTGGGCAAGCTGCTCAATACCATCAAAATCATACAGGCACGCCTCAACACTGCCCTGCAGATAGAAGGCATCTTGCTGACCATGCATGACCTGCGTGTCCGCCTGTCGAATCAAGTCATTGAAGACGTGAAGCAGCATTTCAAAGAGATGGTCTTCGATACGGTCATTCCGCGTAACGTGCGGCTGAGTGAGTCGCCCAGTTTCGGGCTACCAGTCATCATGTATGACCCCGCCAGCAAAGGCGCCGAATCATATTTAGCTCTTGCAAAGGAAATATTAGAAAAGAATCAATTACCTTTGAAGGCGAAAAGTCCTAAAGCACAAAAGTGA
- a CDS encoding ParB/RepB/Spo0J family partition protein, which translates to MNKRKKGLGRGLGALLSDSDAMQQTTPSTNPKQDSIQEIPISSIEPNPFQPRQDFDPEALQELAESIKVHGIIQPITVRRLEDGKYQIISGERRWQASQLAGLTSVPAYVRTANDQQMLEMALIENIQRQDLNPIEIALSYQRLITECGLKQEELGERVGKKRSTVTNYLRLLKLPPDIQAGLRDGLLSMGHARALISLENPAQQLFIYQKIISEKLSVRQVEQLVQAVQTKTSPSQKPSRSDLTPELKQLQQRLSSHFGTKIQIKTGKSPDRGEIKIPFTSIDELNRLLEILNI; encoded by the coding sequence ATGAATAAACGCAAAAAAGGATTAGGCAGAGGGCTGGGCGCGCTGCTCTCCGACAGCGACGCAATGCAGCAAACCACCCCTTCTACCAACCCAAAACAAGACAGCATACAAGAAATCCCAATTAGCTCTATCGAACCCAACCCCTTTCAGCCACGCCAGGATTTTGACCCCGAGGCGCTGCAAGAGCTTGCTGAGTCCATCAAGGTGCACGGCATCATACAACCCATTACTGTACGACGCTTAGAAGACGGCAAGTATCAAATCATTTCGGGCGAACGTCGCTGGCAAGCCTCACAGCTGGCAGGGCTTACAAGCGTGCCTGCTTATGTGCGTACCGCCAACGACCAGCAAATGCTGGAGATGGCACTGATTGAAAACATCCAGCGCCAAGACCTCAACCCTATAGAAATAGCCCTGAGTTATCAACGCCTCATTACCGAATGTGGGCTGAAACAGGAAGAACTGGGCGAGCGTGTGGGCAAGAAGCGCTCTACTGTAACCAACTATTTGCGTCTGTTAAAATTACCCCCCGACATTCAAGCAGGCTTGCGCGACGGACTGCTGAGCATGGGGCATGCCCGCGCGCTGATAAGCCTCGAAAACCCTGCCCAACAACTCTTCATTTACCAAAAAATCATCAGCGAAAAGCTATCGGTGCGTCAAGTGGAACAGCTGGTGCAGGCAGTGCAAACCAAAACCTCACCAAGCCAGAAACCAAGCCGTAGCGACTTGACACCCGAACTCAAGCAGCTACAGCAACGCTTGTCCTCGCATTTTGGCACCAAAATACAAATCAAAACCGGTAAGTCGCCCGATAGAGGGGAAATCAAAATACCGTTCACTTCCATAGACGAGCTCAACCGCCTGCTCGAAATCCTCAACATATAA
- a CDS encoding DUF5683 domain-containing protein, translating into MNHRLVVLCLLACCWQAGWAQTDSLQVHPAPALRQAQPTAAMPYIEKIGTNPFSPIEAAKRSAVLPGWGQVYNKKPWKVPVIYAALGAIAYGIYWNDSYYQYFDNLYKQTILNGNPNQLDLNRTRYLRSFTRRNKELLILVGILTYGLNIADAIVDAHLAGFDFSDDISLHLSPHIEPLPHSHGIWAKGVTFTLKF; encoded by the coding sequence ATGAATCACCGGTTAGTAGTGTTGTGTTTGCTTGCTTGCTGCTGGCAAGCCGGATGGGCACAAACCGATAGCCTGCAAGTGCACCCTGCGCCTGCCCTACGTCAGGCACAACCCACAGCAGCCATGCCCTATATCGAAAAGATAGGGACTAACCCCTTTTCGCCTATCGAAGCAGCGAAGCGCTCTGCTGTCTTGCCCGGTTGGGGACAGGTCTATAATAAAAAACCTTGGAAGGTGCCAGTGATTTACGCTGCCTTAGGCGCCATCGCCTATGGCATTTACTGGAACGACTCTTATTATCAATACTTCGACAACCTGTATAAACAAACCATCCTAAACGGCAACCCCAACCAGCTGGATTTGAACCGCACCCGTTATCTACGCAGCTTCACCCGCCGCAACAAAGAGTTGCTTATATTGGTGGGCATCCTCACCTACGGCTTGAATATTGCCGATGCCATTGTAGATGCCCATCTGGCAGGCTTCGATTTCAGCGACGACATCAGCTTGCACCTGTCGCCTCACATAGAACCACTCCCCCACAGTCATGGCATTTGGGCAAAAGGTGTTACCTTTACGCTCAAGTTTTAA
- the dapB gene encoding 4-hydroxy-tetrahydrodipicolinate reductase: MNIALIGYGKMGKAIERIARQRGHHIAAIIGRENKAQLSTLSPENTHVAIEFTGPESAFDNIRQCLQQQVPVVSGSTGWLRHLPEVKQLIEKHQTPFFYAPNFSIGVNLFFLINRLTARLMSSQPQYEVSMEEVHHIHKKDAPSGTAIRLAEDILAHYPQKQGWALATEAQAIHLPIEAKRIDEVPGIHIVRYRSTDDLIELKHEAFSRHGFAYGAVLAAEFLARQNSGFFGMEQLLEEQLGISFSSF; this comes from the coding sequence TTGAACATAGCACTAATCGGCTACGGCAAGATGGGTAAAGCCATCGAGCGCATTGCCCGCCAAAGAGGACACCACATAGCCGCCATCATAGGTCGTGAAAACAAGGCTCAACTATCCACACTATCGCCAGAGAATACCCACGTAGCCATTGAGTTTACGGGTCCTGAAAGTGCTTTTGACAACATCCGGCAATGTTTGCAGCAACAAGTGCCGGTAGTGAGTGGCTCCACCGGTTGGCTCCGCCATCTGCCAGAAGTAAAACAACTCATAGAGAAACATCAAACGCCGTTTTTCTATGCCCCTAATTTTAGCATAGGTGTCAATTTGTTTTTTCTTATCAACCGTTTGACTGCCCGCCTCATGAGCAGTCAACCACAATATGAGGTGAGCATGGAGGAAGTGCATCACATACATAAAAAAGATGCGCCCAGCGGCACCGCCATCCGTTTGGCAGAAGATATTCTGGCACACTATCCGCAAAAACAAGGGTGGGCACTCGCTACCGAAGCCCAAGCCATACACCTGCCCATCGAAGCCAAGCGCATCGATGAAGTGCCCGGTATCCACATTGTGCGCTACCGCTCAACCGACGACCTCATAGAGTTAAAACATGAGGCTTTTTCGCGCCATGGTTTTGCTTATGGCGCGGTGCTGGCTGCCGAATTTCTGGCACGTCAAAACAGCGGTTTTTTTGGCATGGAACAACTGCTCGAAGAGCAGTTGGGCATTTCCTTTTCGTCGTTCTAA